In Spiroplasma sp. SV19, one DNA window encodes the following:
- a CDS encoding deoxyribonuclease IV, producing MKDYNLIIGSHVSMNKQQDYLLGALAESLNNDANAMMIYTGPPQNTIRVNTDHFFISEFYQKLAAQHFSIDNVIIHAPYIINLANTTNPSTFEIAVEFLRKEIIRADEIGIKTIVLHPGSAVGAPEQVGLDRIIEGLNLVLTPNQKAKIALETMAGKGSELGTNFEQLKYIIDNVTLKDKIGVCWDTCHMHDAGYQFKENLEDIIAEFSQLIGLDRLLCLHINDSKNPLNAHKDRHENIGYGYLGFETILKIIYHPKLNGMIKILETPYVGEKGKAFAPYKAEIAMIKAKTFTNPFQANGKEKIDVGE from the coding sequence TAATTATTGGAAGTCATGTTAGTATGAACAAGCAGCAAGACTATCTGTTGGGAGCATTAGCAGAAAGTTTAAATAATGATGCTAATGCAATGATGATTTATACGGGGCCACCACAAAACACGATTCGAGTTAATACTGATCATTTTTTTATTTCGGAATTTTATCAAAAATTAGCAGCACAGCATTTTTCAATTGATAATGTTATTATTCATGCGCCTTATATTATTAATTTAGCTAATACAACAAATCCTAGTACGTTTGAAATTGCGGTTGAATTTTTAAGAAAAGAAATTATTCGTGCTGATGAAATTGGTATTAAAACAATCGTTTTACATCCAGGAAGTGCTGTCGGTGCACCAGAACAAGTTGGTTTGGATCGAATCATTGAGGGTTTAAATTTAGTTTTAACTCCAAACCAAAAGGCAAAAATTGCACTAGAGACAATGGCTGGAAAGGGTAGTGAATTAGGAACAAACTTTGAACAATTAAAATATATTATTGATAATGTAACATTAAAGGATAAAATAGGGGTTTGTTGAGATACTTGTCATATGCATGATGCTGGTTATCAGTTTAAAGAAAATTTAGAAGATATTATTGCGGAATTTAGCCAATTAATTGGTTTAGATCGTTTGTTATGTTTACATATTAATGATAGTAAAAATCCTTTGAATGCGCATAAGGATCGCCATGAAAACATTGGTTATGGTTATTTAGGATTTGAAACAATTTTAAAAATTATTTATCATCCAAAGTTAAATGGGATGATAAAAATTTTAGAAACACCATATGTTGGTGAAAAAGGAAAAGCTTTTGCACCATATAAAGCGGAAATTGCAATGATAAAGGCCAAAACTTTTACTAATCCGTTTCAAGCAAATGGTAAGGAAAAAATAGATGTAGGAGAATAA
- a CDS encoding dual specificity protein phosphatase has protein sequence MSAKKIITNLYLGDRHSIPSDANLVISCAAEIYREQIQKHKIKNDNQEYVWIDEQHVYFNFKDYPTLQELDINVVIQALKIIDNNIKTKKIYVHCIWGVNRSASIVFMYLVAKGYINDDDFDSALEQFERIYPYINPNPGWFDFLINEFPYTHLISN, from the coding sequence ATGTCAGCTAAAAAAATTATCACCAATTTATATCTTGGTGACCGTCATAGTATTCCAAGTGATGCTAACTTAGTAATTAGTTGTGCAGCTGAAATTTATCGTGAACAAATTCAAAAGCATAAAATTAAAAATGATAATCAAGAATATGTTTGAATTGATGAGCAACATGTTTATTTTAATTTTAAAGATTATCCAACGTTACAGGAATTAGATATTAATGTTGTGATTCAAGCATTAAAAATTATTGACAATAATATTAAAACTAAAAAAATTTATGTTCATTGTATTTGGGGTGTTAATCGTAGTGCTTCAATTGTTTTTATGTATTTAGTTGCAAAGGGGTATATTAACGATGATGATTTTGATAGTGCATTAGAACAGTTTGAACGAATTTATCCGTATATAAATCCTAATCCCGGATGATTTGATTTTTTAATTAACGAATTTCCTTATACGCATTTAATTTCAAATTAA
- the ispG gene encoding flavodoxin-dependent (E)-4-hydroxy-3-methylbut-2-enyl-diphosphate synthase, with translation MNKRNNTRKVMVGNIQIGGQNKVVIQSMTNTKTHDIKATLAQINQLYQEGCEIVRVAVLGKDDAAALKTIVEQAPCPLVADIHFNHEFALIAADAGISKIRINPGNIGSIENTKKVVAKCQEKKIPIRIGVNSGSLPLDLVNKYGWTPKAMIESARRHIEILENLGFYDIILSLKATEALMAIEAYTLASQEWNYPLHLGITEAGSYHTGTIKSCSGLSPLLFNGIGDTIRISLSTDPIAEVEVAKRMLNALGLYDNVVDVIACPTCGRLEYDLFPVVKEIEEYTKDMKFPLKIAILGCVVNGPGEAKQADLGIAGGKNGGIIFKKGKIYKSCKQEELVPELKLLIDEYHRDWQEKKVANKTNL, from the coding sequence ATGAATAAACGAAATAACACAAGAAAAGTAATGGTTGGTAACATCCAAATTGGTGGCCAAAATAAAGTTGTTATTCAGTCAATGACCAATACAAAAACACATGATATTAAAGCCACTTTGGCTCAAATTAACCAATTATATCAAGAAGGATGTGAAATTGTCCGAGTAGCAGTATTAGGAAAAGATGACGCAGCAGCCTTAAAAACAATTGTCGAACAGGCACCGTGCCCTTTAGTTGCTGATATTCACTTTAACCATGAATTTGCTTTAATTGCCGCTGATGCTGGTATTAGTAAAATTCGAATTAATCCCGGCAATATTGGTAGTATTGAAAATACCAAAAAAGTTGTTGCAAAATGTCAAGAAAAAAAAATTCCAATTCGAATTGGTGTTAACTCAGGAAGTCTGCCCTTAGATCTAGTTAACAAATATGGATGAACCCCAAAGGCAATGATTGAAAGTGCTCGTCGTCATATTGAAATTTTAGAGAACTTAGGATTTTATGATATTATCTTATCACTAAAAGCAACCGAGGCACTAATGGCAATTGAAGCTTACACTTTAGCTAGTCAAGAATGAAATTACCCTCTTCATCTGGGAATCACTGAAGCTGGTAGTTATCATACAGGAACAATTAAATCATGTAGTGGCCTATCTCCCCTGCTCTTTAATGGGATTGGCGACACAATTCGAATTAGTTTATCAACAGATCCAATTGCTGAAGTAGAGGTTGCAAAACGAATGTTAAATGCACTTGGGCTTTATGATAATGTTGTTGATGTTATTGCTTGTCCAACTTGTGGACGTCTTGAATATGATCTTTTCCCCGTTGTGAAAGAAATTGAAGAATACACTAAGGATATGAAATTCCCATTAAAAATTGCCATCCTTGGTTGTGTTGTTAACGGTCCTGGTGAGGCAAAACAAGCTGATCTTGGTATTGCCGGTGGAAAAAATGGTGGCATTATTTTTAAAAAAGGCAAAATTTATAAATCATGTAAACAAGAAGAACTTGTTCCTGAATTAAAATTACTTATTGATGAATATCATCGTGACTGACAAGAAAAAAAGGTCGCTAATAAAACTAACTTATAA